From the Corallococcus caeni genome, one window contains:
- a CDS encoding P-loop NTPase, translating into MRAFVKPAPLPPSAPASLAGASPRAANDVSPAGPAGLARRARSRRIIAVGGGKGGIGKSMVSANLGVALAQAGHKVLLVDADLGGANLHTCLGVGPPEATLSDFLRRGKANLEEVMVSTGVPGLSLIAGAQDSLDAANLKYAQKQKLLRTLLSQTTADYLILDLGAGTSFNTLDFFLIADHGLLVVLPEPTSVENAYRFVKAAFFRKLQQTEARYGIQDLVEGALSTREGALRTLHDVVAQVRRKAPSDAERLERELAAFRVRLVVNQARTDADEKVGAAMVSAWKKFFGIDMDDLGALRYDDEAWRAVRKRKPVLIERPDSPVAQGLQRIAARILTLDGPSPESAIP; encoded by the coding sequence ATGCGAGCCTTCGTGAAGCCCGCCCCCTTGCCTCCATCCGCTCCCGCCTCGCTTGCTGGCGCTTCGCCGCGTGCGGCCAATGACGTGTCGCCTGCAGGGCCCGCGGGCCTCGCGCGGCGCGCCCGCTCGCGGCGGATCATCGCGGTGGGCGGCGGCAAGGGCGGCATCGGCAAGTCGATGGTGTCCGCGAACCTGGGCGTCGCGCTCGCGCAGGCCGGCCACAAGGTGCTGCTCGTGGACGCGGACCTGGGCGGCGCCAACCTGCACACGTGCCTGGGCGTGGGGCCTCCGGAGGCCACGCTGTCGGACTTCCTCCGGCGCGGGAAGGCCAACCTCGAAGAGGTGATGGTCTCCACTGGCGTGCCCGGGCTGTCGCTGATCGCCGGCGCGCAGGACTCGCTGGACGCGGCGAACCTCAAGTACGCGCAGAAGCAGAAGCTCTTGCGCACGCTGCTGTCGCAGACGACGGCGGACTACCTCATCCTGGACCTGGGCGCGGGCACCAGCTTCAACACGCTCGACTTCTTCCTCATCGCGGACCACGGCCTGCTCGTCGTGCTGCCGGAGCCCACGTCCGTGGAGAACGCGTACCGCTTCGTCAAGGCGGCCTTCTTCCGCAAGCTCCAGCAGACGGAGGCGCGCTACGGCATCCAGGACCTCGTCGAAGGCGCGCTGTCCACCCGCGAGGGCGCCCTGCGGACGCTGCACGACGTCGTCGCGCAGGTGCGGCGCAAGGCCCCTTCGGACGCGGAGCGGCTGGAGCGCGAGCTGGCGGCGTTCCGCGTGCGGCTCGTCGTGAACCAGGCGCGCACGGACGCGGACGAGAAGGTGGGCGCCGCGATGGTGTCCGCGTGGAAGAAGTTCTTCGGCATCGACATGGATGACCTGGGCGCCCTGCGCTACGACGACGAGGCGTGGCGCGCGGTGCGCAAGCGCAAGCCGGTGCTCATCGA